The following coding sequences lie in one Spartobacteria bacterium genomic window:
- a CDS encoding ABC transporter permease, which translates to MRRFFADYGIIFVLLLLCGYYSLATLKEQSPQGLDAAGPMVKTALSQFGKSANFAIITTRGKDDMAFGQAVEKQMKAKGAAKVALFQGTPPGVKKDLIKYGEAGTVDVIIGSQDSANWKYLSKMGEENASYSAVTIIKPEPYNYPDFLKKSNLLAIADRIVVIAVIAIGMTMVIITTGIELSVGSMIALSAVVWTLMIRKYGGGEDAGVMAMVFFAMVAMVMSGLSGCFSGFMVTKFMIPPFIVTLAMMMVARGFAFIFADGQSIYQVPDSITWLGRSMGLFGIPNTVWLLIILYAAAHILMTRTVLGRYIYAVGGNKEAARLSGVPVNKVLMFVYILCGLLSGFGGIILASQLKSGAPTYGVGYEMYVIAAVVVGGTSLAGGEGKILGTLIGSFIIAVIQNGMNLTGVESYTQMVVLGLVILGAVLLDMLKKQGWKMSSVLKMLQGDKATNQ; encoded by the coding sequence ATGCGGCGGTTTTTCGCCGATTACGGGATTATTTTTGTATTGCTGCTGCTGTGCGGCTACTACAGTCTGGCAACGCTGAAAGAGCAGTCGCCGCAGGGACTGGACGCGGCGGGGCCGATGGTGAAAACGGCACTGAGCCAGTTCGGTAAATCAGCGAATTTCGCCATTATCACGACCAGAGGAAAAGATGATATGGCTTTTGGTCAGGCCGTTGAAAAACAGATGAAGGCCAAAGGGGCAGCCAAAGTTGCGTTGTTCCAGGGCACTCCTCCGGGAGTGAAGAAAGATCTGATCAAATACGGCGAAGCGGGGACTGTCGATGTGATCATCGGTTCTCAGGATTCAGCCAACTGGAAATATCTTTCTAAAATGGGAGAGGAAAACGCCAGTTACAGCGCGGTGACGATCATCAAACCGGAGCCTTATAACTATCCTGATTTCCTCAAAAAATCCAATCTACTGGCCATCGCCGACCGCATTGTTGTGATTGCTGTGATCGCCATTGGTATGACTATGGTGATCATCACGACGGGAATCGAATTGTCGGTGGGCAGTATGATTGCCCTGTCGGCGGTGGTCTGGACGTTAATGATTCGTAAATACGGAGGCGGTGAAGATGCCGGTGTGATGGCCATGGTCTTTTTTGCCATGGTGGCGATGGTGATGAGCGGTCTTTCCGGTTGTTTTTCGGGATTCATGGTCACAAAATTTATGATTCCTCCCTTTATTGTGACGTTAGCCATGATGATGGTCGCCCGTGGATTTGCCTTCATTTTTGCCGATGGACAGTCGATTTATCAGGTGCCGGACAGTATCACCTGGCTGGGACGCAGCATGGGATTGTTTGGCATTCCCAATACCGTCTGGCTGCTTATCATTCTCTATGCCGCAGCGCATATTCTGATGACGCGCACGGTGTTAGGTCGTTATATCTACGCGGTTGGCGGCAATAAAGAAGCGGCTCGTCTGTCAGGCGTTCCCGTCAATAAAGTTCTGATGTTCGTTTATATCCTCTGCGGACTGCTTTCCGGGTTCGGCGGTATTATTCTGGCCTCACAGCTCAAGAGCGGCGCACCTACCTATGGTGTTGGCTATGAAATGTATGTCATTGCGGCGGTCGTGGTCGGCGGGACCAGTCTGGCGGGCGGCGAAGGAAAGATTCTTGGCACGCTGATTGGATCGTTTATTATTGCGGTGATTCAGAACGGGATGAATCTGACGGGTGTGGAAAGTTATACGCAGATGGTCGTGCTGGGACTGGTGATCCTTGGTGCGGTGCTGCTGGACATGCTTAAGAAACAGGGGTGGAAAATGAGCAGTGTTCTTAAAATGCTTCAAGGTGACAAGGCGACTAATCAATAG
- a CDS encoding sugar ABC transporter ATP-binding protein — protein sequence MKNIVKTFPGVKALNGIDLMLRSGEVLALMGENGAGKSTLMKVLGGAYQPDSGHIEVQGKPVSIPTPAYAQKNGIGIIYQEFNLIPALSACENIFLGREVHNWGFIRMLNEYRQAMALFYRIGINIPPNVPCRDLTVAQQQVVEIAKALSLQAKILVMDEPTAALTNQEVSKLFVIINDLKKQGIGIIYISHRMDEIFQISDQVMVMRDGEYVGTKPTKELKRERLIEMMVGRKLENEFPVRKNPKIGDVRLEVTGLNRPKWVHDVSMTVRAGEILGLTGLVGAGRSESVRIFCGADKGEYKTLLLDGKPLKIKSARDGIDNGILLVSEHRKLEGLVMGNSVRDNFGLPNFDRLSRKGFINLKKEDKEFSKFVKSLSIKIPTNEALAGNLSGGNQQKVVLAKWLYRDFDVIIFDEPTRGIDVGAKFEIYQIINELADAGKVIILISSEMPEILGLSTRILVMHGGRITGEITDVKNATQEQIMELAVV from the coding sequence ATGAAAAACATTGTGAAGACGTTCCCTGGAGTCAAAGCCTTAAATGGGATTGATTTGATGCTTCGTTCCGGAGAAGTCCTGGCACTTATGGGGGAAAACGGGGCAGGGAAAAGTACCTTGATGAAGGTTTTGGGTGGAGCGTATCAGCCGGATAGCGGTCACATAGAGGTGCAAGGCAAACCGGTATCCATTCCGACACCGGCGTATGCACAGAAAAATGGAATCGGCATTATTTACCAGGAATTCAATTTGATACCTGCTTTATCGGCCTGCGAAAATATTTTTTTGGGGCGCGAAGTACATAACTGGGGATTTATTCGGATGCTGAACGAATACAGACAGGCCATGGCGCTGTTCTATCGCATTGGTATCAATATTCCGCCGAATGTACCGTGCCGGGATTTAACGGTGGCGCAGCAGCAGGTGGTTGAAATTGCCAAGGCCTTGTCGCTGCAGGCAAAAATTCTGGTGATGGATGAACCGACCGCCGCATTGACGAATCAGGAAGTGTCCAAATTATTTGTGATTATCAACGACCTGAAAAAGCAAGGCATTGGCATTATTTACATCAGTCATCGCATGGACGAAATATTCCAGATTTCAGATCAGGTGATGGTGATGCGCGACGGCGAATATGTGGGCACGAAGCCGACGAAAGAGCTGAAGAGGGAACGACTTATCGAGATGATGGTGGGACGAAAACTTGAAAATGAATTTCCCGTTCGAAAAAATCCAAAAATCGGCGACGTTCGTCTGGAAGTCACGGGATTGAATCGGCCGAAATGGGTGCACGATGTATCGATGACGGTGCGTGCCGGCGAAATCCTGGGGTTGACGGGTCTGGTGGGGGCGGGTCGCAGTGAATCGGTTCGCATTTTTTGCGGAGCAGACAAGGGCGAATACAAAACGCTGCTGCTCGACGGCAAACCGCTTAAAATTAAATCGGCCAGAGATGGAATCGACAACGGGATCCTGTTGGTGTCCGAGCATCGCAAACTGGAAGGTCTGGTGATGGGAAATTCAGTGCGTGATAATTTTGGATTGCCGAATTTCGATCGTTTGTCCCGCAAAGGATTTATCAATCTGAAAAAAGAGGACAAGGAATTCTCTAAATTCGTCAAGAGCCTGTCGATAAAAATACCGACCAATGAGGCATTAGCGGGCAACCTTTCTGGCGGGAATCAGCAAAAAGTCGTTTTAGCCAAGTGGCTGTATCGTGACTTTGACGTCATAATCTTTGACGAACCGACCCGCGGAATTGATGTGGGAGCCAAATTTGAAATTTACCAGATTATTAACGAATTGGCGGATGCCGGCAAAGTGATCATATTGATCAGTTCAGAAATGCCCGAAATCTTAGGTTTGAGTACACGCATTCTGGTTATGCATGGCGGTCGTATCACCGGAGAAATAACCGATGTAAAGAATGCCACTCAGGAACAAATTATGGAATTAGCAGTCGTTTAA
- a CDS encoding sugar ABC transporter substrate-binding protein, which translates to MNSNKRKWMSWAMAACCVTGLAFDALASNGTIGMSVLTLQNPFFKEMADSVTAEAAKSGYDTIIVSSEFDPAMQNNQVNDFITKKVSAIILNPADSKAIGPAIQKAADSGIPVFTADIAALGGAPVVTHIATDNYEGGRQAGRAMIEALNGKGTVAIIDHPEVESVIMRTQGFKDEIKDQNADIEIVGAWPGRGSKDISFSVAKEVFQAYPNLDGVFAINDPSALGVVAAAEIAERDVVIVGFDGAPEGKKAIKDGRIYADPIQFPSKIGQITVKTIMKYLDGDDVKSVVLIPTGLYKKADADKDPSVK; encoded by the coding sequence ATGAATAGTAATAAAAGAAAATGGATGTCTTGGGCTATGGCAGCATGCTGCGTGACGGGTTTGGCATTTGATGCGCTGGCATCGAATGGCACGATCGGTATGTCGGTGCTGACCTTGCAGAATCCGTTCTTCAAAGAAATGGCAGACAGTGTGACAGCAGAAGCGGCGAAAAGCGGATATGACACAATCATCGTGAGTTCTGAATTTGACCCGGCAATGCAGAACAATCAGGTCAACGATTTCATTACGAAAAAAGTTTCTGCGATTATTTTGAATCCTGCTGATTCAAAAGCGATTGGTCCTGCGATTCAAAAAGCGGCTGACTCTGGTATTCCTGTCTTTACTGCTGACATTGCTGCTCTGGGCGGTGCTCCGGTTGTTACGCATATTGCAACAGACAACTACGAAGGTGGTCGTCAGGCTGGTCGCGCCATGATTGAAGCGCTGAACGGTAAGGGCACCGTGGCTATCATTGACCATCCTGAAGTGGAATCTGTGATCATGAGAACCCAGGGATTCAAAGACGAAATCAAAGATCAGAATGCGGATATTGAAATCGTGGGCGCATGGCCTGGTCGCGGCAGCAAGGACATCAGTTTTTCTGTCGCCAAAGAAGTGTTTCAGGCCTATCCGAATCTGGACGGTGTATTTGCTATCAACGATCCTTCTGCTTTGGGTGTTGTAGCTGCAGCTGAAATAGCAGAACGTGACGTGGTTATTGTTGGTTTTGACGGTGCTCCTGAAGGCAAAAAAGCGATCAAAGACGGTCGTATCTATGCTGATCCAATCCAGTTCCCGAGCAAAATCGGTCAGATCACTGTAAAAACGATCATGAAATATCTCGATGGCGACGATGTTAAATCGGTTGTATTGATTCCCACCGGCTTGTACAAAAAAGCAGATGCGGACAAAGATCCTTCCGTAAAATAG
- a CDS encoding ABC transporter permease yields the protein MRNTKLKLFKAGGRDVGVLISAIVVGVFFSLTAPNFLTSYTIFTMLRQTAELGIVAMAMSMLIVGGEFDLSVGSIYAVVGVVTGLLYKNVLHNIWLSAGCALGIGLLLGAVNGLLVTKTGIHSFIGTLATMKVFRGVAMVLTGAQSVSGLNKGFFFEFTGHAKLFGFIPIPVLWLFVALCIFYFVMHRTSFGVKVYATGDNKEAAGLVGIRTDKIKRRCFLITAFAAGCASLISMGYLGTTTPSQGGGLELEAIAAAVIGGTSMNGGIGGIFGTFLGALIIAQVRTGLVLMGTNAYVQDALVGLLIAVSVVINVFISRKRR from the coding sequence ATGAGAAATACTAAATTGAAATTATTTAAAGCCGGTGGACGCGATGTCGGTGTGCTGATTTCAGCCATTGTTGTCGGGGTGTTTTTCTCTCTGACCGCACCTAATTTTTTGACATCTTATACCATTTTTACCATGCTGCGACAAACGGCTGAGCTGGGGATTGTGGCGATGGCCATGAGTATGTTGATCGTTGGGGGCGAGTTCGATTTATCGGTGGGTTCCATTTATGCCGTCGTCGGTGTAGTAACCGGTCTGCTTTATAAAAACGTACTGCATAATATCTGGTTGTCGGCCGGTTGTGCTCTGGGTATTGGACTTCTTCTCGGGGCGGTAAATGGCTTGCTTGTTACGAAAACAGGCATTCATTCTTTTATCGGGACACTGGCAACCATGAAGGTTTTTCGGGGCGTTGCCATGGTTCTCACTGGCGCCCAGTCGGTCTCCGGACTGAACAAGGGCTTTTTCTTTGAATTTACAGGACATGCAAAGCTGTTTGGATTTATCCCCATTCCTGTGCTGTGGCTCTTCGTAGCACTCTGCATCTTTTATTTCGTCATGCACAGGACGTCTTTCGGGGTAAAAGTTTATGCCACAGGCGACAATAAAGAGGCCGCTGGTCTGGTCGGAATCCGCACCGACAAAATTAAGCGCCGCTGCTTCCTGATTACCGCCTTCGCAGCCGGATGTGCCTCGCTGATTTCCATGGGATATCTTGGCACCACCACACCGTCCCAGGGCGGAGGCCTTGAATTGGAAGCCATTGCTGCGGCCGTGATTGGCGGTACATCTATGAATGGCGGCATCGGCGGTATTTTTGGGACTTTCCTTGGCGCACTCATCATTGCTCAGGTTCGCACGGGTCTCGTACTCATGGGTACCAATGCCTATGTTCAGGATGCATTAGTCGGCCTGCTCATTGCCGTCTCCGTCGTCATCAATGTCTTTATCAGTCGAAAACGACGCTAG
- a CDS encoding sugar ABC transporter ATP-binding protein: protein MEETILCIENLSKSFGATRALKGVSFSMAPGEILGLAGENGSGKSTLVKILCGIHARDTGRTYLQGQPFEPADPQESERAGLSVFHQEIPICENMTVAANLFLSSKMPSRHGSPDWKWMNAETIRLFRDLLNESIDPTARMADCTIAERQMTLLVRALSRDARLIVLDEPTTALTPGEVKKMFTIIRNLQKKGISFIFISHMMEEMLDLCDHVVVLRDGDLVGERYRGEYTRDDLAALIAGRTLAGQISDRNIHREQPLLELTDYTARTGYEPLNLTVYKGEILGVAGLAGSGRVELVESLFGIGGTPGGSIKLAGKPLQITSPQDAMAAGLGYLPEDRKTQGLFYGQDLKYNVGIAGLTRWISHGLQKTGQLMDLVAKYTRQINIKADSPHASIDSLSGGNQQKVLLARWILLEPRLFLMNEPTRGIDVGAKQEICDVILRMSNAGYTFIIASSELEELIALSDRLIVLNRGKLITTLSRGSITKEAIIKASA, encoded by the coding sequence GTGGAAGAAACCATATTATGCATTGAGAATCTGTCCAAAAGCTTTGGGGCAACCCGGGCGCTGAAGGGCGTTTCGTTCAGCATGGCTCCCGGCGAAATTCTGGGGCTGGCTGGCGAAAATGGATCAGGCAAATCAACGCTGGTTAAGATTCTCTGTGGTATTCACGCTCGCGATACTGGACGTACGTACCTGCAGGGTCAGCCGTTTGAACCGGCTGACCCTCAGGAATCGGAACGGGCCGGCCTCAGTGTTTTTCATCAGGAAATTCCGATCTGTGAAAATATGACTGTGGCCGCCAATTTGTTTTTATCGAGCAAAATGCCTTCCCGTCACGGATCGCCGGACTGGAAGTGGATGAATGCGGAAACCATTCGACTCTTTCGGGATTTACTGAATGAGTCTATCGACCCGACAGCCCGTATGGCCGACTGTACCATTGCCGAACGCCAGATGACCTTGCTGGTGCGAGCATTGTCACGTGATGCACGTCTGATTGTCCTGGATGAACCGACTACCGCGTTGACGCCGGGCGAAGTGAAAAAGATGTTTACGATCATTCGCAACCTTCAGAAAAAGGGTATTTCTTTCATTTTTATCAGCCATATGATGGAGGAAATGCTGGATTTGTGCGACCACGTCGTGGTGTTGCGCGACGGGGATCTTGTGGGTGAACGATACAGAGGGGAATATACGCGCGATGATCTGGCGGCGCTTATCGCCGGGCGAACACTTGCGGGCCAGATTTCTGATCGCAATATTCATAGGGAACAGCCGCTGCTTGAGTTAACCGATTATACGGCCCGAACCGGGTATGAACCGTTAAACTTGACCGTGTACAAAGGGGAGATTCTTGGTGTGGCTGGCCTGGCTGGTTCTGGACGTGTTGAGTTGGTGGAGTCGCTGTTTGGAATCGGCGGCACGCCGGGGGGCTCCATCAAGCTGGCCGGAAAACCTCTGCAGATTACTTCGCCGCAGGATGCGATGGCTGCCGGACTGGGATATCTCCCAGAGGATCGTAAGACGCAGGGACTTTTTTATGGGCAGGATTTGAAATATAATGTTGGTATTGCCGGTTTAACACGATGGATATCCCATGGACTGCAGAAAACCGGTCAACTGATGGATTTGGTCGCTAAATATACCAGGCAAATTAATATTAAGGCCGACAGCCCGCATGCATCAATAGATTCCCTCAGCGGCGGCAATCAGCAAAAGGTCTTGCTGGCTCGCTGGATTTTGCTGGAACCGCGACTTTTTTTGATGAATGAGCCGACACGCGGTATTGACGTGGGTGCGAAACAAGAAATTTGCGATGTGATTCTGCGCATGAGTAATGCGGGATATACCTTTATTATCGCCTCGTCGGAACTGGAAGAATTGATTGCACTGTCGGATCGGCTGATTGTCCTGAACCGCGGAAAACTGATCACCACGCTGTCCCGTGGTTCGATCACGAAAGAAGCCATTATTAAGGCGTCTGCTTAA